In Shouchella patagoniensis, the following are encoded in one genomic region:
- the ezrA gene encoding septation ring formation regulator EzrA translates to MDIFVTIIIILLVLITIGTVASIFIRRHLHKAVDELDERKMNILNRNISDEISKVKKLRMAGETEQKFEAWRKDWDEIIETILPSIEEQLLEVEEFAGKYRIRKAKDQLTWVENRMVTVEQQLDMMVEDIEHLVSAEKKNRAEITDIKQTYHKLSSDLLKRRGSFGEAIQALDTVMAKVKRTLVSFEESTENGSYLQARKQLLEMSNELEEVNTKMERLPQLLIQAKSTLPSDLNNLQMGIKQMEEDGYHLTSFSFGTRIEQFNEDVDRSYELLKELQVDEAAVNLEAVHTGIEQIYENLEAEVTYKNKLHEQLPVLKEKVGKASEMMQQLLHETMHVQKSYLIAEEETHLQHALQKDLTQVQNQLNVIVDVTENQNQTFSSIFEMCEEWLKYMDQLTNGIAESVNRLKRLRKDELKAKATVSRLREVMLETKRVLHKSNLPGVPVSHLESLAKAENKVVEAQEGLRQLPLEMESVEKLVEEAILEVEKNTEEINEIVKKARLAELSIQYSNRYRMQDDSVRTALDEAEEAFLRYEYEYAIELVQAAVREYEPDLLNKVTKHMSA, encoded by the coding sequence GTGGATATATTTGTGACAATCATAATTATTCTATTGGTGTTAATTACAATAGGAACAGTTGCTAGTATCTTTATTAGGCGGCACTTACATAAAGCAGTTGATGAACTAGATGAGCGGAAAATGAACATATTAAACCGAAATATATCGGATGAGATTTCCAAAGTGAAAAAACTGCGTATGGCTGGGGAAACAGAACAGAAGTTTGAAGCTTGGCGCAAAGATTGGGATGAGATTATTGAAACCATTTTGCCTAGCATTGAAGAGCAGCTGCTAGAGGTTGAAGAGTTTGCAGGAAAATATCGCATTCGTAAAGCTAAAGATCAGTTAACTTGGGTTGAAAACCGAATGGTTACTGTTGAACAACAGCTTGATATGATGGTTGAAGACATTGAACATTTGGTGTCTGCAGAGAAAAAGAATCGTGCCGAAATAACAGATATTAAACAGACTTATCATAAACTGTCAAGCGACCTTTTAAAACGTAGAGGTTCTTTTGGAGAAGCAATCCAAGCTTTGGATACAGTAATGGCTAAAGTTAAACGAACGCTCGTTTCCTTTGAAGAATCAACAGAAAATGGAAGTTATTTACAAGCGAGAAAGCAACTTCTGGAAATGTCGAACGAATTAGAAGAAGTAAATACAAAAATGGAACGTTTGCCTCAATTGTTAATCCAGGCAAAGTCAACGCTCCCAAGTGATTTAAATAACTTGCAAATGGGCATCAAGCAAATGGAAGAGGATGGCTACCACTTGACATCTTTTTCATTTGGAACCCGGATTGAGCAGTTTAATGAGGATGTAGATCGTTCGTATGAATTATTGAAAGAACTTCAAGTAGACGAAGCTGCTGTTAATTTGGAAGCCGTTCATACAGGAATAGAGCAAATTTACGAGAACTTAGAAGCTGAAGTAACCTATAAGAACAAATTACATGAACAATTACCTGTTTTAAAAGAAAAAGTAGGTAAGGCTAGTGAAATGATGCAGCAGTTGTTGCATGAAACGATGCATGTACAAAAAAGCTACTTAATCGCTGAAGAAGAAACTCATTTGCAACATGCTTTGCAAAAAGATCTGACTCAAGTGCAGAATCAATTAAATGTTATTGTCGATGTTACTGAAAACCAAAATCAGACGTTTTCTTCAATATTTGAGATGTGTGAAGAGTGGTTAAAGTATATGGATCAATTAACGAATGGAATTGCTGAAAGTGTGAATCGATTAAAGCGGTTGCGAAAAGATGAATTAAAGGCAAAAGCAACAGTGAGTCGTTTGCGCGAAGTGATGCTTGAAACAAAGCGGGTTTTGCATAAAAGCAATCTTCCAGGTGTTCCAGTTTCTCACTTAGAGTCTCTCGCTAAAGCTGAAAATAAGGTAGTGGAAGCTCAAGAAGGCCTTAGGCAATTACCGCTTGAAATGGAATCTGTCGAAAAGCTTGTTGAAGAAGCGATTCTAGAAGTAGAGAAAAATACGGAAGAAATAAATGAAATTGTAAAAAAAGCTCGGTTGGCTGAATTATCGATTCAATACAGCAACCGCTATCGAATGCAAGATGACTCTGTTAGAACTGCGTTAGACGAAGCGGAAGAAGCCTTTTTGCGTTATGAATACGAATATGCAATTGAGCTAGTCCAAGCAGCAGTAAGGGAATATGAACCGGATTTGCTTAACAAAGTTACAAAGCATATGAGTGCTTAA
- the refZ gene encoding forespore capture DNA-binding protein RefZ: MSEHTKASIKEAATTLFYANSYHGTSVRDIAKEADVNPALISYYFGGKQALFETLVTDFFEGYVDTIEQALKQKQTEATVVLSTMIKRVLHYQQSCHWLARMAHREMTLDSTLVREVMSTYLRKEQYLLEQLVSRCMEQNKVKGIPVDLVVLQLRNMMTLPFSSPQYLRELFMLTPADKQFIERYVRHANSWIAQVLQMPERRVVMRVLS; encoded by the coding sequence ATGAGCGAACATACAAAAGCATCTATAAAAGAAGCTGCGACTACTTTGTTTTATGCGAATAGTTATCACGGAACGTCTGTACGTGATATTGCAAAAGAAGCGGATGTGAATCCTGCGTTAATTTCCTATTATTTTGGTGGGAAACAAGCGTTATTTGAAACGCTTGTCACAGATTTTTTTGAAGGATATGTTGACACGATTGAGCAGGCTTTAAAGCAAAAGCAAACGGAAGCAACAGTCGTATTATCAACAATGATTAAGCGCGTACTTCACTACCAGCAATCGTGTCATTGGCTTGCGCGGATGGCACATCGGGAGATGACTCTTGACTCGACACTTGTACGGGAAGTCATGAGCACTTATCTACGAAAAGAACAGTATTTGCTGGAACAACTTGTCTCGCGGTGTATGGAACAAAACAAGGTAAAGGGAATTCCTGTTGATTTAGTTGTTTTGCAGTTACGCAATATGATGACATTACCTTTTTCATCCCCACAATACTTGAGGGAGCTGTTTATGCTTACTCCAGCAGATAAACAATTTATTGAACGGTATGTTCGTCACGCCAATTCTTGGATTGCTCAAGTGTTACAAATGCCAGAACGTAGAGTCGTGATGCGAGTTCTAAGTTAA
- the rpsD gene encoding 30S ribosomal protein S4, with translation MSRYTGPSWKLSRRLGVSLSGTGKELAKRPYAPGQHGPNQRKKLSEYALQLQEKQKLRHMYGVNERQFVRIFNDAGKMSGIHGENFMILLESRLDNLVYRLGLARTRRAARQLVNHGHILVDGSRVDIPSYRVKPGQTISLRERSRNLTAIKESLDVNDFTPGYVTFDEEKLEGTYTRFPERSELPAEITEALIVEWYSR, from the coding sequence ATGTCTCGTTACACAGGTCCATCTTGGAAACTGTCTCGTCGTCTTGGTGTTTCACTAAGCGGCACTGGTAAAGAACTTGCGAAGCGTCCTTACGCTCCAGGTCAGCACGGCCCGAACCAACGTAAAAAACTATCTGAATATGCGCTTCAGCTTCAAGAGAAGCAAAAACTTCGTCACATGTACGGAGTGAACGAGCGTCAATTCGTTCGCATTTTTAATGATGCTGGTAAAATGTCTGGTATTCATGGTGAAAACTTCATGATTCTTCTTGAATCACGTCTTGATAACCTTGTTTACCGTCTTGGTCTTGCTCGCACTCGTCGTGCAGCTCGCCAACTTGTAAACCACGGTCATATTCTTGTTGACGGTTCTCGAGTTGACATCCCATCTTACCGTGTAAAACCTGGTCAAACAATCAGCTTACGTGAGCGTTCACGTAACCTAACTGCGATAAAAGAATCACTTGATGTGAACGACTTTACGCCAGGATATGTAACATTTGACGAAGAAAAACTTGAAGGAACGTACACTCGTTTCCCAGAGCGTTCTGAGCTTCCTGCTGAAATCACAGAAGCACTTATCGTTGAGTGGTATTCTCGTTAA
- the hisJ gene encoding histidinol-phosphatase HisJ, translating into MLQQQDSHIHSPYCPHGSADTWATYCEAAIKLGLKTITFTEHAPLPANFIDPTPQSDSAMKFHDLAFYLSDIAQIKKEYASALDIHAGLEVDFISGYEQEITSLLNEIGPSLDDSILSVHFLNIHGEWYCMDYSSAVFEGMAHSLGSVDAVYALYFQTLLQSVHANLGQYKPNRIGHMTLCRKFQKKIAASNDFTNEITAVLEAIKERGFELDYNGAGLLKPDCGETYPPLKVAEKAKKMGIPLIYGSDAHSATGLMAGAKEII; encoded by the coding sequence ATGTTGCAACAACAAGACAGTCACATTCATTCACCATACTGCCCCCATGGTTCAGCAGATACTTGGGCAACTTACTGTGAAGCAGCAATTAAATTAGGACTAAAAACCATTACATTTACAGAACACGCCCCATTGCCTGCAAATTTCATTGATCCTACTCCGCAATCAGATAGCGCCATGAAATTCCATGACCTTGCTTTTTACCTTTCTGATATCGCCCAAATAAAAAAAGAATATGCCTCAGCTTTGGACATACACGCTGGTTTAGAGGTAGATTTTATCTCTGGTTACGAACAAGAAATAACCTCTCTCTTAAATGAGATAGGTCCGTCGCTCGATGACAGCATTTTATCTGTCCACTTTTTAAACATACATGGTGAATGGTATTGTATGGATTATAGTTCTGCTGTTTTTGAAGGTATGGCTCATTCTCTTGGAAGTGTTGATGCCGTATATGCGCTTTATTTTCAAACGCTTCTTCAATCGGTTCACGCAAATTTAGGTCAATATAAACCAAACAGAATAGGGCATATGACATTATGCCGTAAGTTTCAAAAAAAGATTGCCGCTTCTAATGACTTTACAAATGAAATAACAGCAGTATTGGAAGCGATAAAAGAAAGAGGCTTTGAACTCGACTATAATGGCGCGGGTCTTTTAAAGCCTGATTGTGGCGAAACGTATCCCCCTTTAAAAGTGGCAGAAAAAGCTAAAAAAATGGGCATCCCGCTTATTTACGGTTCCGATGCTCACTCTGCTACTGGTTTGATGGCAGGTGCCAAAGAAATCATTTAA
- a CDS encoding GAF domain-containing protein — MFTTNQYPADEEKAYELLIKQATALLEDEPDSLANFANTSALLGQFLKDINWVGFYFMKDGGLVLGPFQGLPACTRISIGKGVCGTAVAENKTMLVADVHEFPGHIACDAASNSEIVIPIRHNGEVVAVLDIDSPLKNRFATVDQLYLEKLIKTIEPYLVSKVDN, encoded by the coding sequence ATGTTCACAACAAATCAATATCCAGCAGATGAAGAAAAAGCATATGAATTGTTAATTAAGCAAGCGACTGCATTACTAGAAGATGAGCCTGACTCTTTAGCAAACTTTGCAAATACGAGCGCCCTCCTCGGCCAGTTTCTTAAAGATATCAACTGGGTTGGATTTTATTTCATGAAAGACGGTGGATTAGTTCTTGGTCCTTTTCAAGGGTTGCCCGCCTGCACCCGCATCTCTATTGGTAAAGGTGTCTGCGGGACAGCAGTAGCTGAAAATAAAACAATGCTTGTTGCCGACGTTCATGAATTTCCTGGTCATATTGCTTGCGATGCAGCGTCCAATTCAGAAATAGTCATACCTATTCGCCATAATGGTGAAGTGGTAGCTGTTCTTGATATTGACAGTCCTCTTAAAAACAGGTTTGCTACTGTTGACCAATTGTACCTTGAAAAACTTATCAAAACGATCGAACCCTATCTCGTTAGTAAGGTTGACAATTAA
- a CDS encoding transglycosylase domain-containing protein: MKHFLSRCKDGWNRFVEKLSEIEFFRKIGITYQVLWNLLLITLIIGLLSAMFAGGAAAGYFASLVADEPSYSEEDMRTQVSSLTETSEIYMANDVFLGKIRSDVEREIVRLDEIADNVKWAIIATEDEHFYEHEGIVPKALLRATMQELSNASMQTGGSTLTQQLIKQQILSNEVSFDRKATEIMLAMRLEQFMSKDEILEAYLNVVPFGRNASGRNVEGIEAAANGIFGVTAEELNLPQSAYLAGMPQSPYGYTPFTSEAQVKDEDGLRPGLNRYRTVLNRMLEKGYITKEEHEEALSYDLTADFAENAPDPMSKNPMLTSEINKRATAVLVQQKIDAHEGWDQLSTTAQEIERTEFLEQVENAITNGGYKITTTIDKELYDAMNEAAQNSDSFFGAEKQGQREQVGSVLIDNNTGAILSFVGGREEDLDHQYNHATQAYRQAGSTMKPVLAYGGAIEAGVTQPGLVIPDTPENYKAPPYEPVNNFDQSHKGNLTVRESVIQSRNVPAVRAWWHVPDSLKEQIRDAAGFGAGSNRVPLYESAAIGGGHVTVEQMVSAFSAFGHDGVRNEPYMIEKIETYSGEVVYEHQQKEYTLFSPQTNYLVTDMMRDVLYASNGTASGVPRKLNFSADWAGKTGTTNDSFDSWFIATNPDVSLGVWNGYSGEKLISLDDRISGMSTGARTQSIWANVANAAYSVNPDLMTANGKRFERPSGITEKRVCGLTGGSSNKVCDDEGLVTTDLYASDMLSRIDGLSPFQSELKRDMQRLINEQREKEREERRPQEDDEDEEESADDEEQPNEEVNSNSEGEETEEEEQEPDDEEEELEDEEDAEVDENEDEEDEEN; the protein is encoded by the coding sequence ATGAAACACTTTCTTTCAAGATGTAAAGACGGATGGAACCGCTTTGTAGAGAAGCTATCCGAAATTGAGTTCTTCCGCAAAATTGGCATCACATACCAAGTATTATGGAACTTGTTGCTTATCACTTTAATCATAGGATTATTATCAGCTATGTTTGCCGGAGGGGCAGCCGCAGGGTATTTCGCTTCCCTTGTTGCTGACGAACCATCTTATTCTGAAGAAGACATGCGAACGCAAGTCAGTTCACTCACTGAAACAAGTGAAATTTATATGGCAAACGATGTTTTTTTAGGGAAAATAAGAAGTGATGTTGAACGAGAAATCGTTCGTCTTGACGAAATTGCCGACAATGTTAAATGGGCAATTATTGCTACCGAAGATGAACACTTCTACGAGCATGAAGGAATTGTTCCCAAAGCACTGCTACGCGCAACAATGCAAGAACTTTCAAATGCTTCCATGCAAACAGGAGGAAGTACATTAACACAACAACTGATTAAACAACAAATCTTATCAAATGAAGTCTCATTCGATCGCAAAGCCACCGAAATAATGCTTGCGATGCGTTTAGAACAATTTATGTCAAAAGATGAGATTCTCGAAGCATACTTAAATGTAGTCCCTTTTGGTCGAAATGCATCTGGGCGTAACGTTGAAGGAATTGAAGCTGCAGCTAACGGAATCTTTGGCGTTACTGCTGAAGAATTAAACCTACCACAATCAGCTTATTTGGCTGGGATGCCCCAAAGTCCATATGGTTATACCCCTTTTACATCCGAAGCACAAGTGAAAGATGAAGACGGGCTTCGTCCCGGTCTTAACCGATACAGAACGGTTTTAAACCGTATGCTTGAGAAAGGGTATATTACAAAAGAAGAACATGAAGAGGCGTTATCTTATGATTTAACCGCTGATTTTGCAGAAAATGCGCCCGACCCAATGAGTAAAAATCCAATGCTCACTTCAGAAATTAATAAACGAGCAACAGCCGTCCTTGTGCAACAGAAAATTGATGCACACGAAGGTTGGGACCAACTAAGTACAACTGCACAGGAAATTGAACGAACAGAATTTCTCGAACAAGTGGAAAACGCAATTACAAATGGTGGCTATAAAATTACAACAACGATTGATAAAGAATTATACGATGCGATGAATGAAGCAGCACAAAATTCCGATTCCTTTTTTGGTGCGGAAAAACAAGGTCAACGTGAGCAAGTTGGCTCGGTTTTAATTGATAACAACACAGGCGCCATTTTAAGTTTTGTTGGTGGCCGGGAAGAAGATTTAGATCATCAATACAATCATGCAACCCAAGCTTATCGTCAAGCTGGGTCAACAATGAAACCGGTTCTTGCATACGGTGGAGCGATTGAGGCGGGTGTTACTCAACCTGGCCTTGTAATTCCAGATACGCCGGAAAATTACAAAGCACCTCCCTATGAGCCTGTTAACAACTTTGATCAATCGCATAAAGGCAACTTAACAGTCCGTGAATCCGTTATCCAGTCACGAAACGTTCCAGCGGTTCGCGCTTGGTGGCATGTGCCTGACTCACTTAAAGAACAGATTCGAGATGCAGCTGGATTTGGCGCAGGATCAAACCGAGTACCCCTCTATGAATCTGCAGCAATTGGTGGTGGCCACGTAACCGTTGAACAAATGGTTAGCGCCTTTTCAGCATTTGGTCATGACGGAGTTCGTAATGAACCGTATATGATTGAAAAAATTGAAACGTACTCTGGTGAAGTCGTATACGAACATCAACAAAAAGAATATACACTTTTTAGTCCCCAAACAAATTATCTCGTCACTGATATGATGCGGGACGTACTTTATGCAAGCAATGGTACTGCAAGCGGTGTTCCAAGAAAGTTAAACTTTAGTGCAGATTGGGCAGGTAAAACGGGGACAACTAATGACTCATTTGATTCTTGGTTTATCGCCACAAACCCCGATGTCTCTCTTGGGGTATGGAATGGGTATAGCGGCGAAAAGTTGATTAGCCTAGATGATAGAATTAGTGGTATGTCAACCGGGGCTCGCACACAAAGCATCTGGGCGAACGTCGCCAACGCGGCATATTCAGTTAACCCTGACTTAATGACGGCAAACGGCAAACGGTTTGAACGACCAAGCGGCATAACAGAAAAACGAGTATGTGGTCTGACTGGTGGTTCATCTAATAAAGTTTGTGATGATGAAGGTCTGGTAACAACGGATTTATACGCATCTGACATGCTTTCTAGGATCGATGGACTTTCCCCGTTCCAATCAGAATTAAAAAGAGACATGCAGCGATTGATTAACGAACAAAGAGAAAAAGAGCGTGAAGAACGACGTCCGCAAGAGGATGATGAAGACGAAGAGGAATCTGCTGACGACGAAGAGCAACCCAATGAAGAAGTGAACTCCAATTCAGAGGGAGAAGAAACAGAAGAAGAAGAACAAGAACCCGATGATGAGGAAGAAGAACTAGAAGACGAAGAGGACGCTGAAGTAGACGAAAACGAAGATGAAGAGGACGAGGAAAATTAA
- the tyrS gene encoding tyrosine--tRNA ligase, with protein MTKEIELTTEQLKLVDEQVEALMRGVVEVVPEEAFRKKIEKSVRTGKPLNIKLGMDPSAPDVHIGHTVVLQKLRQFQEYGHHIQLLIGDFTGKVGDPTGKSETRKVLTDEQVKQNAQTYVEQYGKVLNMDKTEVLYNSHWLGELKFDEVLKLAGQMTVARMLEREDFSKRYKSGQPISVHEFFYPLMQGYDSVAMETDIEVGGTDQTFNLLMGRQLQDAYGKEKQVMLTLPLIEGLDGVRKMSKSLNNYIGIDEAPNEIFGKSMSIPDELMGKYFKLATDLPMDEIASLEQGLANGSIHPRDAKMKLGRKFVEMYHGEEAAQEAQRYFETVFQKRALPDDMPEIVWTGAKEVSLIDLLVELNMQSSKGEARRMIQGGGVKVNEQKQDDIQTVVTIEDEMIIQVGKRKFTKLKVN; from the coding sequence ATGACAAAGGAAATCGAGTTGACGACAGAACAGCTAAAGTTGGTAGATGAACAAGTAGAGGCACTAATGCGTGGGGTTGTAGAAGTGGTGCCAGAAGAGGCTTTTCGTAAAAAAATTGAGAAAAGTGTACGAACAGGCAAGCCGCTAAATATTAAGCTCGGAATGGACCCATCTGCGCCAGATGTTCATATCGGTCATACAGTTGTATTACAAAAGCTACGTCAGTTTCAAGAGTATGGGCATCATATTCAATTGTTAATCGGTGATTTTACTGGCAAAGTAGGAGACCCTACTGGAAAGTCGGAAACACGCAAAGTGCTGACGGATGAACAAGTTAAGCAAAATGCGCAGACTTACGTAGAACAGTATGGCAAAGTACTTAATATGGATAAAACAGAGGTTCTTTACAACTCTCATTGGTTAGGAGAACTTAAGTTTGATGAAGTGCTCAAATTAGCTGGTCAAATGACGGTAGCACGTATGCTTGAGCGAGAAGATTTTAGCAAACGTTACAAAAGTGGCCAACCAATCTCGGTTCATGAGTTTTTCTATCCTCTTATGCAAGGATATGACTCAGTCGCAATGGAAACAGATATTGAAGTTGGAGGTACGGACCAGACGTTTAACTTATTAATGGGCCGTCAACTTCAAGACGCTTATGGAAAAGAGAAGCAAGTGATGTTAACGCTGCCGCTGATTGAAGGGCTTGATGGTGTTCGTAAAATGTCGAAGTCACTTAACAACTATATCGGTATTGATGAAGCACCAAATGAGATTTTTGGGAAATCAATGTCGATCCCAGACGAATTGATGGGGAAATACTTCAAGCTTGCAACAGACTTACCAATGGATGAAATTGCATCACTAGAGCAAGGTTTAGCTAATGGAAGCATTCATCCTCGTGACGCGAAAATGAAACTAGGGCGCAAATTTGTTGAAATGTATCATGGTGAAGAAGCTGCGCAAGAGGCACAACGCTATTTTGAGACTGTATTTCAAAAAAGAGCACTTCCGGATGACATGCCTGAAATTGTTTGGACCGGAGCAAAAGAAGTTTCATTAATTGATTTACTTGTTGAGTTGAACATGCAATCATCAAAAGGTGAAGCACGACGCATGATCCAAGGAGGTGGAGTGAAAGTAAATGAACAGAAACAAGACGATATCCAGACGGTTGTGACAATTGAGGATGAAATGATTATACAAGTAGGGAAGCGGAAATTTACGAAGTTGAAAGTCAATTAA